CTTTTAAGCGTATGTGAATTAGATAATACTGTAACCGGTGATGTATGTGAAGATGATTCAAGTGAACTGGAAGtagatattttatcatttaactatattattaaaaaataaaataaaaaaaaaaacaaaattgttctTTCTATGccctttattataaacattttaattagatCCTTATTCAATCCGTGCGAAGTCAGAACGGgctaatttttaaacaaacacgATTGCTTGTCttcaaatttaaactaaatcTATTTCTAAAAACTCATAATATCTTTAGATTACATTTTTTAGCATTACCTTCTAAACAACGGTAGCATTCGTGTGATTTCggtgtttttaataatagttatgcacataaattatgtatatgcaaaaacataatataaaaaaacaacaacattttGCAATTTGTATTCACTTGGATGGAGTCAGGAGTGATAGTTTTAGTGTTGTGTGCAGCATATGTTGATaaattatatcgatattattattattattatcatcacaTTTCTGTTTCAGTTTAATATTGACCAGGAAAATAAGAATTATGAACGTCATAAAAGGttattcattgttttaaaaatacatatataactttaaccaaacaattatcattaaataatgtttCTCAATTTTAGCTTACCATATTTACAAGCTGCATTATTCGCTAATACTTTAGAAGATACTATTACTGAAATGCGCATACtgggtattttattttataatttttattattaaatatccaGTTATCTACTGAATTAATACATTCACCTATGTTATAGTTCAATGTAACAATGAATTGCGTGTGACCAAGACTATGTCAGATATGGGACTTCTGGTTGCATTAAAATATGGAATATCTCAACCCGAAATAAAAGACGAATTGGAAAGTATTGATTACAGAAAAATAAACtgcaatgaatataaaataaacaaacttgatAGTGATAGGTAAGTCTCTTGCTTATAATCTATTGTTAGATGATGGTGATcacatataataagaataatatttacagGAAGTTAATAATCACTGCAATCACGACTACTTACATAGacttaatacaaacaaaaacatataaagcTTTAGAAAATAGTATTAATACAATAGTAAATCTAGACAATTACCGCGTAGAATTATGTaatgaagaagaaaaaaataaagtgtaagGATATCaattatgattgtttttttttataattaactatatcTCGAAAAATTACTCTCAAATTATTTTACAGCCTGCGTCGTGAACTTAACAAGCAAATAAGGCAGCAACATAATCatatcaaatcaattatttatgataCTGATGCTACCATTGATACTCTTAGGAGTGAAGTTGAAGTTCgtgtttatttatcaaatatatatatttgcttttgtgtaatgatacaataatatataacaattataaaattttatatcgaaATACTGTATGCGGTCTTCACAATACTGAACATATTTAttcctatttaaaatataaatatttttataggatgCAAATCTTAATGCCGAAATTCGTAATCGTTACGTTGAACGTTGGCAAGTAGCTCGTACTGAGCAACATAATCAGACAATTTACGACAAAGAAGCTTTACCAACAAcagttattgaatattataagcgTAGAGCCGACAGTGAACAAAGAGTTCACTCTGAAGTGGAACTTTTAGTTACCATTTCTATTAAcgtaatgtttttctttattctaTGTCGTACATGTCGTAgcctgttattaatttttttaatcataggAAACTCTAGAGAAAATAGACGATTGGATGAATAAATATGACAAGGATATGGAAAATATAGAACTGAAAATACAGCTTAAGAAAAATGATTACCAAAACATGTTAGATAAGAGAATTAATTTAGAGGAGAtggtatatatactttataaaagttttcattTTGTACGCTTTGTGACATTAGCTTGAGtctaattatataactagttCTAAACTATAAGGATGAGCtaatatgtgtttattatttttttagattgaaAAACATAAGACCATGATAAAGGAGTGGATACAGTTTAAAGGAGAACGTGAAAAAGCACGTCTATACAGAGAAAACATGACTAAGTCTGCAATAATCGTTCAAGCTTGGTGGCGAGGACTATTAGTTCGCCGTCAACTTGGTCCTTATAAAGCTAAAAAGAAGGGCGGTGAAAAGAAGAAGAAATAAATAGTTGTaacatattattgaatttaatgtaataaaattatgttattaatatcatatcctatagcataaaatatttttttacttaaaaatcattttgtatacttaaaataaactcGAACTTAAGTAAATTACTACTTGATTAAATATTACGAGTACTAGTTGTCAATCAATTACAATCCTTtattaaaggatttttttaaaaataacactaatattttttttgtgatcaGTCATTTACCATAGATCTTTCCGGcttaatattttacaagttcACCACCttcataattatgtatactttaaacgtttaaagttacaattttatcGATTGTCGATATTAAAACCATCTCTATTTTTCGCCGACAATGTCAATTTAATGATCACGTGACTTTCCTAACCAATCACAGTACAGcttgacattgacatttgacatcCGTATTGTCAGTAATTTAGTTATCGGTACGTATTGTaagatttgtaaatatattaaagcgaTTACCTATTACAAGTTATGAtttgagatttatttattaattaaatgatgccGAAGAAAGACAAGGTGAgctaagaaaaaacaaattttgtataaaaaaaaacaattcgtagCGACATTGGCGTCGTCCTAAAAACTAAAAAACGGTACTTTAGTGTTGTCGGCGTTTACAATACGCTTCACTCGCGAGTTGTAAGCTATGCCATGCCATGTCAGTTCGTTTATGGTATGCGGTTCTGCATAATTTAAGTGTTTAATACTGTAGTTTATTCGTGAACTTATTTAATATCGGTGTTGTGAAAGTTATAGTGAAGACTGTTGTTTACAGGAGGCGATGAAGACTaaaagtgataaaaataaaaacggcgACAGTGACACTGAGGTAAGTTTGAAATTTGTATGAGAATCTTTCTAACTTGTTAttggtatattaatattacaaattgtttatttattttttagttataaggCTTTGgtgtatatataattacgtCTACACGACTTATTCAAaaacattgtattaaaattaccgCCTGATTTTTGACATAGTTTTGACAGTTAGTCCGCATTCTACGGTATTTTTAGGGTTCATTTATCTATTGATGGTTTCTCtcgaatgaaatgaaaatgaaattaaaatcacgtttattttaaaaatatctgaacatataataataatttcaaatgactttaaaaacaaacattattaaggTAATGTTACAAATTGTAATGACATAACAGtagaaaacaattaaatttctttaagaATTGGATAACATCTTAAGCATGTTTTAGCATATGTAATtaagaaagaaattaaataagaaaatcttagtcttaaaaaaattttaaactaatttagcAATAAACTGCtgagtaatatttttgattataataaagagAAATGTCGCATTAACTTCACTTATGATCatcccatttatttatttaagctaaaattctattacaataattcatcataataaaatatcttaatatgtcCAAGTGACTGATTACAACAACAACCATTCTCAAAGTAATTCAgccaatatgtaaaaaatacagtATACTAAAATTATGTATGTGTACAAACTCGGGTGAACTCTATTACCCTCCCTCTGTCAAATGAAATTGTACTTGGAAATACAAGTACAAATCAAGCATTTTTACCTGTTTCCTAAGATATGGCAGAGTAACTCCAAATTTATGTCATGCTACTGAAGATTATTTCGATTTTACTACAtaattttaacagtttttataaaCAACTTTAAATCTGGCCTTACTTTCATCCTTATCAGTACCTTCTAAGTAAATGATTATACAAATCTCTTTATTTACTCATTCTTTCAGAATGGTGTATACATACAAGTAATGGTTTAAATCAATCATTGATTGCATCATTGGTATAGTGACTAAAATAAAAGGCTGTTGATCTCttggctagtctctcttgagatgGCCGCAGTAgccgatattaataaaaaggacATCAACAGCTTTAATCAAAATCCAAGCTAAAGCTAAGTCGTTTTTTCATGCATATTACACATAAAAACCAGAAATAGATAGTGGTATGAATGAGTGAGCAAAATGATTTATGTGTGTCAAGTGCTAAGTGGGCCAgattaatcttattaatatatattcatattttatcctATTTCATGTAAACTTCAACAAGTATCTATAagtgaaatgtttttaaatatagtgtaaCTTCAAATTCAAGATTCATAACAATAAtcatgtcctctagaccgattttttggtcacggcggccaatcttaagagagatcagccaactacgcaggagatattatagtgcatgagtgtgtgcgcaaacacaggtgcactctattctctaactctcataatccgatgggacgacaaactgacatgaccggaaagagtttaggcgcaggaccaatggctttacgtgcttggagtgtacacacttccatcaTCCATACTCCGGGccactactgagaattttctgacataaaaccccaatatttttttattggctcgtcttgggaattgaacccaggacttccgggtttgcagccttacatcaagccactagaccaataagGCAGTCaagattcatattatattattgaatcttaatattatatcattatagccgagatggcccagtggtttaaaagtgtgaatcttaaccaataatcgtgagttcaaacccagacaagcaccactgaattttcatgctcttaaattgtgtttataattcatctcgtacttgacggtatgggaaaacattgtgagaaagCCTGCATATGTTGTATTCCACTAACTCACATAGGAGCAAtgtggtggaagaagctccaaaccttctcctc
The Nymphalis io chromosome 19, ilAglIoxx1.1, whole genome shotgun sequence DNA segment above includes these coding regions:
- the LOC126776184 gene encoding dynein regulatory complex protein 9-like — encoded protein: MFLNFSLPYLQAALFANTLEDTITEMRILVQCNNELRVTKTMSDMGLLVALKYGISQPEIKDELESIDYRKINCNEYKINKLDSDRKLIITAITTTYIDLIQTKTYKALENSINTIVNLDNYRVELCNEEEKNKVLRRELNKQIRQQHNHIKSIIYDTDATIDTLRSEVEDANLNAEIRNRYVERWQVARTEQHNQTIYDKEALPTTVIEYYKRRADSEQRVHSEVELLVTISINETLEKIDDWMNKYDKDMENIELKIQLKKNDYQNMLDKRINLEEMIEKHKTMIKEWIQFKGEREKARLYRENMTKSAIIVQAWWRGLLVRRQLGPYKAKKKGGEKKKK